From the Lysinibacillus fusiformis genome, the window ATTCCAGCAGATGGTATTATTTTCAAAGGCCAGTCGTCCATTGATGAATCAGCTATAAGTGGAGAGCCACTGCCTATCTCAAAAAGCGAAGGGGACGAAGTATTTGCGGGCACAGTAAACTTAAATGGTGCAATTACAATGGAAATGACAAAGGCGAATTCAGAAACACTTTTCCAAAAAATTATACAGCTCGTCCAAAGTGCTCAAAGTGAAAAATCTCCCTCTCAACAATTCATCGAAAAGTTTGAAGGGACCTATGTAAAATTTGTTTTACTAGGTGTTGCCATTATGATGTTTCTTCCCCACTTCTTGCTTGGCTGGGACTGGACAACAACATTTTACCGAGCAATGGTGTTATTAGTGGTTGCTTCTCCTTGTGCACTCGTAGCATCCATTATGCCTGCCACACTCGCTACTATATCAAATGGTGCAAAAAATGGTGTGCTGTTTAAAGGTGGTTTACATTTAGAGCATCTTAGTGTATTACGTGCCTTGGCTGTCGATAAAACAGGTACTTTAACTCAAGGCAAACCAGTTGTTACAGATTTTATTGTCCGAGATGGCGTAGAGCGTGATATGGCTTTAGCAATTCTTGCAGGAATCGAATCTCAATCCAATCACCCCCTTGCCCAGGCTATTACCTCGTATGCTAAGGCTGAGGGAATCCACGCATTGCCACAAGCAACGATTGAAGATATTCCTGGCTGGGGGATAAAAGGAACGATTCATAATGAAGCTTATCAAGTAGGTAAACCAGAGTTTGTTGGTGCACAGCTTGCTAGTGATTTTGCCAACAATGCGGCTACAAAACTTGCAGCCGAGGGCAAAACAGTTATTTTCATTCGGGATCAACATGGGATTGTTGCATTAACAGCGCTGAAAGATACTGTACGCAACGAGGCTAAGAAAGCTGTAACATTATTAAAAGAGCTTGATATTCAAGTAGTGATGCTTACAGGTGACAACGAAAAAACGGCCAAAGTTATTGCGAAGGAAGCTGGCGTTACTGAATATGTCGCAGAATGTCTGCCTGAAACGAAGGTTACTGAAATGAAACGCCTACTTACACAGCATCAATTCGTTGGCATGGTAGGCGATGGTATTAATGATGCCCCTGCATTGGCTACGGCAACTACTGGCATTGCTATGGGTGAAGGAACAGACGTTGCGCTAGAAACAGCCGATGTTGTGCTGATGAAAAATGACTTATCGAAAATCGCCTATGCTGTTCGTTTATCACGTAAAATGCAACGTATTGTGAAACAAAATATTTTCTTCTCTATTGGGGTCATTATGTTATTAATTGCCTCTAACTTTTTACAAGTAGTCGACTTACCTTTAGGCGTAATCGGGCATGAAGGGAGTACAATACTAGTTATTCTAAATGGTTTACGTATGCTCAATAAAAATGTTTAACATCAATCATGCCTCAGCGTAATTGCGTCCTAATTTTTTTAGAGCTTGCTCGAAAAAATCTGTGACATCCGCTGGGGCTTCAATATTGTTTCAGTCGTTGTGTAAACACCCATTGAACAATGGGTGCATTTAAAATAGCCTCGCTACTCTTTATGAGTTTAGCGAGGCTTTTGTTAATGCTTATTATTTCCTTATCGACGAATTTCCTTTTGAAGTGCTCTTTTCTGCATGGTAGCGTTTAATACGCCACCAAAGATTAAAATGATTCCCGTAAAGTATAGCCAGAGCATTAAAATAATGACGCCACCAATACTACCATATGTAGCAGAATAATTTGCAAAATTATTAATATAAAAAGAGAAACCATATGTGACTGCTAACCAAGCAAGTGTAGCAAACATCGCCCCTGGCCATACGCCCATTACTTTCAAACGTGGACTGGTATTTGGCACAAACCAATAGATGCCCATTAAAACAACAAAAATCAGTAATGGCGGTATCGACCATCTTAATCTATGCCAGACCGATTCAAATTGCTCCTCTATTCCGACGATTGAGAATAGGAAATGTCCAATTTGCTGTCCGAAGACGGGTAATAAGAGAGCAACAGCAATAACAATGACGAGGGCGATTGTAAAAACTAATGATAAGCCCCTATCTAATATACCTGCTCTCCCCTCTGTATCGTAGGCTTTATTTAAAGAACGAATGAGTGCATTAATGCCTTTAGATGCAGACCAAATTGTACCAAGAACCCCAATGGACAATAAACTACTGTTTCTATTCGTTAAAATCTCATTCAGTGTATTTTCAATAAGCTTATACACTTCATCAGGTAATACATTCACTAAAAATGCATAGACCTGTGTCGTTTCTAAGTTAAGATATGGTAGTAGTGTCACTAAGAAAATAAGTAAGGGGAAGAACGATAGTAAAAAGAAATAAGCCAATTGTGCAGCAAGCGCAGATATTTCAACTCGCTTGAGCCGACCTATTAAATCTTGGATAAAGCCCTTGGATGTCATAATATCAATCGCTCCCTCCTCTGGAGAGACAAACGATTTTACAAACCCAAAAGCGTTATGCAATGTTGCTTTATTCTTTTCCATACAATTCCTCCTAAAACGACCTTTACTCCTTATCAGGTAAAGTAAAGGCTGATTTCGTATCTTCAATCATTCCTTGTATCGTGGAAGGTAAATCCTTAAATTCATCCACCTTTTCGGCAATTGTGTTGACATTATCTGACACGCTTTCACAAAGCACCTTTGCCGCTAATACTTTTTCCTCAACCAAAACCTGCAATTCTTCTCGATTTGCTGCATAGTATGAGATGGCTTCCTTCATCTTTTTTGTTGAGGCAATTGTTTTTTCACGTGTTGCACGATCTAACATACTTAATGCTGCTCCTACTGCTGCTCCTGCTACAATAGATGCGAATAATTTACTTTGACCCATATTAAAACCCCCTGCTTGTATAGTTGCATATTCCCTATTATTTCATAAATAAACAGTCTACTGCACTTATTCTACCCAATAACAGTCTATTTTTAAAGCAATGCCCAAATACGGAGTTGACATTTTTTTTATTCAATGAAATGATATGTGCGAGGATTATGAAAGGTAGGGTAAAAAATGGATTTATCTGTTCCATCTAAAGAAAACGTTGTGTATATGGTCGATCAAATGAAGGACAAGCTTCGTATGGTGAATGTCGATGCCATGAAATCAGAAAACTTCGATGAAGCCAATTATGAAGATTTAGTGTATCTATATGAAATGGTTATGAAAAGAGAAACTTTTAGTCCAAGTGAAATGCAAGCGATTGTTGCTGAGTTAGGATCTTTACGTAAATAGGTAAAATGAAAAGCTATTAGCGAAAGACATTTGTCTGCTGCTAATAGCTTTTTTATTACTGTGTACTCTAAGTTTCTGAACCATCCTCAGTAACTAATGGTTGAATTAATACTTCTACACGACGATTCTTCGCACGTCCTTCCGCTGTGTCATTCGGTGCGATCGCACGATACTCGCCGTTTCCTTTTGCACTAAAGCGCGTAGGATCTAATTTGTCATTACTTTCAATAAGCAGTTCTAAAAATTTCGTTGCACGCATTACAGATAACTGAAAATTCGATGTAAAATTCGGACCTGCTGGTACATTATCTGTATGACCTGTAATGACAATATTTCGAGCTGGATCAGATTCCAGCATAGTTGATAGCTCTTTGGCAATAGGGACATACTCAGGTTTAACTGTTGCTTGCCCTGGATCAAATAAAATACTATCACGGATTGTCACAAGCAGCCCTTCATCGGTCATTTCTGTGGCGAATTGATCTTCCATTTCATTGACTGCAATAAAATTATCCACACTATCTTTTATTTCAGCTAACTCCTGTTGATCCTTTAAATAGGCAGAGTTTTGCTGTGGCGTTTGGTCGCTATCCGCATTCGGAGTAGGCACTGGTGCAGGTTGCTCTAGAAAACTAGTTCCACCATCAAATACTTGATTAAAAACTGCCGACATTCTTTCTAGCTTTTCTTGGTCGACTGAACTTGAGGCAAACAAAATAATAAACACGGCTAGCAGTAAAGTTAAAATATCTGCGTATGGAACTAACCAAGATTCATCAATATGTTCATCATGCTTTTTTTTCTTAGCTTTCTTTGCCAAGGCCACCCGCCCCGCTTTCACCAGAAATTTGACGACGTTCTTCCATCGTTAAGTATGATGAAAGTTTCTGTTCAATTACACGAGGAGCCTCCCCTTCTAATACTGAAAGGATACCCTCAATCATCATTCTCTTTTGTTTTACCTCTAAAGCAGACTTACGCTTTAGCTTGTTCGCAAATGGATGCCATAAAACATACCCTGTAAAGATACCGAGTAATGTAGCCATGAAGGCAGCTGAAATAGCATGTCCTAGCTTTTCGATATCGTTCATATCAGCCAATGCGGCGATTAACCCTACTACTGCACCAAGAACCCCTAAAGTAGGTGCATATGTACCTGCTTGTGTAAAAATAGCTGCTCCACTAGTATGACGTTCTTCCATCGCTTCTACTTCTTCCGTTAGAACATCACGTATGTAGTCAGCATTTTGACCATCAATTGCTAATGTAAGACCATTTTTCAAAAATGGGTCTTCAATTTCTGAGGCTTTACTTTCAAGCGCTAATAACCCTTCACGACGAGCTAAGTCAGCCCATTGTGAAAACATTTTAATAATCTCTATATCATTCGCTAATTTTGTTTCTTTAAAAAGAATTTTAAATAGCTTTGGTACACGCTTTAACTCCTGCATCGGAAAGGCAATTGTTACTGCGGACATAGTACCAAAAATGATAATTAGGATAGCTGCAGGGTTATAAAATGCAGATAAACTAACACCCTTCATTACCATCCCTGTTAATAATGCTACAAAAGCAAGTATTAACCCTATAATCGACGACTTATCCATTCTAGAACCTCCAAATCTACTATCTAATGTTATTTCGTCTTTTTTTCCATATTTTAAATATATAATCCTAGTATAAATGTATTTCATATATTTTTCGATGTAATTAATGCTTTTTATTCACATTTCGACCATTTTTGATTATATTGAATTAAGAATATTACACTTAACTGTCTTAAATTGAAAGGGGATATGATTTTGTTATTATCGTTGGACACAAAATTACTAAAATATGCAGAGTTAGCGGTGAAAGTAGGAGTAAATATCCAAAAAGATCAGTATCTTTATATAAGCTGTTCGACTGATAATCTAAAACTCGCACAAATAATTACTAAAATAGCCTATAAAAATGGTGCAAAACAAGTTTTTGTCGATATATCCGATGATGAAATTGTACGTGCTCGCTATGAGGGAGCACCAAAAGACTCATTTGATTTCTTCCCACCTTGGAAAGTGCAGGAACGTGAATGGTTAGCTGAACACGGTGCTGCTTTCTTAAGCATTAGTTCTCAAAATCCAGATTTATTAAAAGGAATTGAACGTGATAGAATCATGACATTCCAAAAAGCATCTGGTCAAGCACTTGCAAACTATTATCAGTGGCTACAGGCAGATAAATTTAGCTGGTCAGTCATTGCTGCACCTTCTAAGGCTTGGGCAGCGAAAGTATTTCCTCACTTACCAGAAGAACAACAAATAGATGCATTATGGGAAGCTATCTTTGCAGCAACACGTATTGACGTTGAAAACTCTGTTGAAGCTTGGCATGCCCATGATCAGGAATTACATAGCAAAGCTGATTATTTAAATGCAAAGCAATTTAAGTCACTACACTATACTGCTCCAGGCACGGATCTAACAATTGAGCTGCCTCCACATCATGTGTGGGCAGGCGGTAGTAGTATTAGCACACAGGGCCAAACATTTATGGCCAATATGCCAACTGAAGAAATTTTTACAGCACCTTTAAGAACAGGTGTTAATGGTTATGTAACAAGCACTAAGCCTTTAAGCTATGGCGGCAATATTATAGACAATTTCACATTAACATTTAAAGATGGTCGGATCATTGACGTCAAGGCGGAGCAAGGCCAAGAAATTTTAGCTTCCCTTATTGAAACGGATGAGGGTGCTCATTACCTTGGGGAAATAGCATTAGTACCACATAAATCACCTATTTCACAATCGAACTTATTATTTTACAATACATTGTTTGATGAAAATGCATCCAATCATTTAGCCATTGGTAGTGCCTATGCCTTTTGCATTGAGGGTGGTAAAGAAATGACTACTGAGGAGCTAAGTGCGCATGGACTTAACCAAAGTTTGACACATGTAGACTTTATGATCGGCTCGAGCAATATGAATATAGATGGAATAACACAGGATGATCAAATAGACCCAATATTCCGCAATGGAAATTGGGCATTCTAAATAATCCATTCCTACTAATAGTATTCTAGGCTAAGTATGTTAAGGTTGTCATAAATTATCCTTAGATTTTCCTAGTAACCTATTGTATAATTGTTTTAGGGAAATTTAGTAGATCATTTAAGTAGAGAGGAGCTCTAATAATGTTCATTACAACTGTTCTTGGCTTTTCAGCAGTTTTATTAATTTCAACGGGATTCTTCATCCACTACCTACAAGTTGGTTTAGATAGCAAGTCTTCAGTAACTGTAGATCCAAAGCCAAACGAAAAATTTTAATGTGTAAAAAACAGCTACTATATAGGTAGCTGTTTTTTTATAGCTTACAAGTTATTTAATCTACTAAAGCGTAAGAAACTGCTCCTTTATTGTAAAAATTATCTGAATAAAGTCTTTATTGTTTGCATATTGAAAATTTTGCTCTACAATATTTTTTGTAAGGAAGGGAGCAATATTCATGACAATGTTACAAGATATTCTAGAATTTAACAAAGAGTTTGTACAAGAAAAAAAATATGAACCATTCATCACTACGAAATATCCTGATAAACGTATTGTTGTTTTATCTTGTATGGATACTCGTCTTGTAGAGCTTTTACCAAAAGCGATGAATTTGCGTAATGGCGATGTAAAAATAGTGAAAAGTGCTGGTGCGTTAGTGAGCCATCCTTTCGGTGCAGTTATGCGTAGTTTATTAGTTGCTGTCTACGGCCTACAAGCCGATGAAGTGTATGTCGTGGGACATTATGACTGTGGTATGAGCGCGGTTGATCCTGATGCCATGCTAAGCGAAATGGTGAAGCGAGGCATTGATCCAGAAACCATCAAAATGTTGGAATATTCTGGTTTCGATTTAAAGGATTTTTTACGAGGTTTCGGTGATGTAGCAACAAGTGTTAAGAAAAGTGTCGATACAATTCGTAATCACCCTTTAATGGTAAAAGACGTGCCTGTCCATGGTTTAATTATTGATCCGAATACAGGTCATCTAGATATAATTGAAGACGGTAACAAACAATAAAATGACTTTTTGATGTACAGTAATAAATGAACAAGTGCCTACCCCTCACTACGAGAGATAGGCACTTGTTATTCTATTCATCCTCTAAACGTGCATACATATAATGATCTATCCAGTGACCATTGATATACAGCAGCTTTCTTAGCAGACCTTCCTGTTGAAATCCAGCCTTCGCTAAGACACGCATGGAGGCGCTATTTTGTGTCGATACATATGCCTCTACACGATGTAGACCAATTTGCTCAAATGCGAATCGAACCACCATATTCACAGCTTCTGTGACAATGCCCTTCCCTACGTAAATTTCATCCATCGCATAGCCAACAAATGCACTCGAGTACGGTAAGCGTTTTACAGCATAAAGTGCAATATGTCCTATTAGATTGTTTGTACCATGCTCAAAAATACCAAACGTAAATTCTCGCTTTGACTCCATTAAATAGAGACTTTCTTGAATTTTTTTGTATTGAGCGTCAACTGTATAGTATTCAGGTCTTTGCAGTGGCTCATATATAGACCAAAAGTATTTATTTCGGCTTACGAGACCCATTAAACTTCGTGCATCTTTTTCTTGGAATGTGCGGATGTAGCATTTTTCCCCCTTTATCGTTACCACATTCCCACCCTTTTTTCTTAATAGATTCCAAATTTTAAGCACCATTCTCCACACTAGCCTTCCAATAAATATCAATACATTCCTTTTTGTTACATTGGCTACAATCCATTGATTGAAAACCCTATTTATATTTTATTGTATGTAAAAAAAGATGCTGCTACAACCAAAACAGCTCATGTCTTATTGTCATAGCAGCACAATTCAATTATTTAGTTTTTTGTTCTTTCTTTTTCTCGTTTACTATTTCCAAACTGGATGATTCAGCATCCTCTAGTTGTGCATTGTCTAACACATTTGTTAAATGAAGACCACGTCTTTGAGCTTCTCGTTCAATGTGTGCAATTGTTTCTTGAAGCACCTGAACACGTGCATACTTTTTGTCATCTCCAGCGACTAAGATCCATGGAGCATCTTTTTTATCGGTCTTTTCAAACATTGCATTTGCTGCTTCAATATACTGCGGCGATTTATCACGATTGCGCCAATCTTCAGCTGTTAGCTTCCAAGATTTATAAGGGTTTTGTTCACGTTCTTTAAAGCGTTTTAATTGCTCCTCATCTGAAACATGAAGCCAGAACTTAATAATTATGTAATCTCCTGCAGTTAAGATCTTCTCAAAATTATTAATTTCTTCATAAGCACGAGACCATTCATCCTTCGTTGCAAATCCTTCGATGCGTTCTACTAATACGCGACCATACCATGAGCGATCAAAAATAGCGATTTGTCCATGTTGAGGCAATTTTCTCCAAAATCGTTGTAAATAGTTGTAGCGTAATTCATGTGCTTGAGGAGCAGATATAGGGTGTACAACATAACCGCGTGGATCGACGCGTTCGATCAATCGTTTAATAGCGCCACCTTTACCAGCCGCATCCATTCCTTCAAATACCAAGATTAAGCCAATTTTATTTTTTAATAAAAACTGTTGCGCGTTTAACATTTCATATTGGAGTACTTTTAATTTCTTTTTATACATCTTTTTGTCTAGTTCAATGGATAGGTCTAGATTTTTCAAATTTTGTGCCATGAAACTTCACTCCTTTTATTTGGATATTCTTATTGTACTAAAGAAATATATGGATGCCTATCAGGCATGGTAAATTGTAGATATTATTAGTAAAACAACACGATACATTGTTAGGAATTTCCGTTATAATAAAAAAAGTGACAGTACTATACTTATTTGTCTTTTCCCTATACAATCTAACACGAAGGGAGAGGAAAACATGCCTCGGTTTATCATGATGACAATCTCTTATCTTGTCTCAATCATCCTAACCTTTTCATCCTTTTTCGTGAACATCAACGGTCAATCTTCGCTAGAAATCGCTAATCGTTTTTCTGTAGTATTTGCACCGGTTAGTATAAGTCATGTAATTTGGATTATCATTTATTTATTACTCGGTTATTGGTTAGTTATGAACATCAAAAAGACAACTTTGAAACAGTCTGCGCTCTTTAGTTGCATAAATATATTACAAGCATTGACGGTATACGTCTGGCATCATGAGTTATTTATTGTTTCTCTTGGCATTACATTACTCTTAGTCTTGTATTTATTTATGCTGTATAATACGTACCCTCTTCAGGACAAAGCCTTGTCTGGTCGTATTCCTTTCTCCATTTATTTAGCATGGATGACATTTATTTTTATCACAAATACAAGCTTTACATTAACGGCTTATGGTTGGAACGGCTTTGGTCTTAGTACGCCTCTTTGGGCAGTGATTTTACTAACATTAGGAGGAGCCATTGCGCTACATATCCGTTTCCATCACTTTGATGTTATGTATCCAAGTGTTTTTATTTGGGCTTATATTGGAATCGCCATACATAATGGTTTTGATGAGCTACTTGTCACTACAGCCGCCTTATTTTTATGTGGTGTTCTCTTTGTTGGCATTTTATTTATTAAAAAAAATCCTGCCTACCAAAAATAAATTGGTTAGCAGGATTTTTCATTATATCCTATTCTTCGTCTAATGACGTTAGGATAATTGGTTTATCCTTTGTCACAATGACTGAATGTTCGATTTGAGCTACAAGTGATTTATCAGGTGTCACGAATGTCCAGCCATCACCAGCTTCTACAATATGCTCTGCTTTTGCTGAGATAAATGGCTCAACCGCAAGCACCATACCTTCTTTCATAATGGTAGAATCCCATGCATCATAATAGTTTAAAATATGATTTGGCTCATCATGTAAAGATTTACCTAAGCCATGACCTGTTAAATTCATAATAACAGTTAAGTCATTAGCACTCGCCTCACGTTCAACTGCTTTACCAATTTGATTTAATTTAGATCCAGCCTTTACCTTTGTCATTGCTCGATCAAAGGCACTTTTGGCAACACGGCATAGCTTTTCTTTGTCTTCATAGCCTTCACCAACAACAAATGAGATACCTGTGTCAGCAAAGTAGCCGTTTAAGGAGCCAGAAACATCAATATTCACAATATCGCCTTCTTGAATAACACGCTTTCCTGGAATACCATGCGCCACTTCTTCATTGACACTAATACATGTATATCCAGGGAAATCATATTCTCCCTTCGGTCCAGAAATAGCGCCTGCCTCCGCAAACATGCGGCCAGCAATTTCGTCTAGTTCAAGTGTTGTAACACCTGGTTTTGTTGCAGCTTTCATCGCTTCGCGAATTTCAGCACAAATGCGTCCTATTTTTTTAAAAGCTTCAATCTCTTCTTGTGTTTTTACAATCATGTATAACGTCCCTTTCATCTAATATCTATTCTTTAATATAACATAACTTTTTATGCGTATAACGATAAACGCTTTAAATATTGTATGCTTTCCTACTTTGCAAAGTGCTAAAAGAGCTATTCACAATAAAAAAGTCCCCCCACTCATGTGAAGGGACTTGCATTAAGCTTTTCTTTGCATTAATTGTGGAGCGGCTGTGAATAAAAGAACACCAACGATTGCCGTTAATATAGTTGCTGGTAGCATATATGTACCGTTATAGATGATGGAATAGATCCAAGCATTTTGATCGCCAGCATATTCTGCAAAAAATACAGCACCAGCAATTGTATGTGCCGCGTATCGTAAGAAGCCTGCGAAAACGGTACCTATTATAATATAAAGTGCCATTTTTGTTTTGTTCATATGTTTAGCAGCGTCCAACACTGGTCCACGTACAACTGCCGCTAATCCTACAACTGTAAAAGCAACACCATAATCTAGTAATCCTTGTAGCCAGTGCACGATATAGGAACCAAACATTGTTTGCATAACACCCACAAGTAGTCCCGTTGTTAGCCCAGCTACTAGGCCCCAACGAAACGCGATTAACATAATAGGTACCATGACAAGACTAACTGAGCCACCTTGTGCCCATACTTTAAAGGATACCTGATCAAGTACTAGCCCAATCGCTGCAAATATCGCAATCTCCACTAGCATTAACAGTCTTTTTTTGTCCATACATATTCTCTCCTTTGTTCCGATGTAGGATACAAGAGCAGGAATAGAAATGCACTGATATGTCTCTTTCTGACACCATTTTCCCCCAAGAATGAAAAAACGATGCCAGGACAGAGCCTCACATCGTACAAGTGTCGGTTTCTATCCACATCCCTACGCAAGCGTTAACTTACAGGTTCGAAGAGTCAAGGCATTACGTGCCCAGTCTCAGCTGACATCATCAGCTCCCCTTGTGGTCGTTACATCTGAATTTATTTGAACATTTTCATTGTACGCAAAGGATAGGAGGATTACAACCTCTTCCATACATTATTTTTTTGAAACTTTGCTATTATTCATGCGTAAATATTAAAAAAGGAGGTACAACTATGGAGAATCAAAAAATTTTAGCTGCCTTTAGTTATCTTAGTATTTTCTTCGCCCCTTTCATCGTTCCATTAATTGTGTACATTGTGACAAAAGATAGTGATGTAAAAAAACATTCGATTCGTGCACTTGTCTCTCATTTAATTCCTTTTGTTTTTGGCATCCTGTTCTTTATTGTCTTTGTTTTTTCCACATTTAGTTTAGATCCAACCTCCAGTAATAATACAGTGATGATTATTTGGTTTGCTTCATTCGCCATCTATGCCCTCGTCTCACTTGGTATTGTGATCTGGAATATTATTCAGGCTGTTCGCGTTATCCGTTAATGTTTTATTTTTAAGAGAAACAGGTAGTAGTAATTGTAAAAGGAGCTGTTTTTGGATGAAAGTATCAAACGTTGTGAAAACCGCCGTAAAGTTAGCACCGATTGTTATTCCTATCGTCAGAAAAGTAATGGCTGCAAAAAAGGGAACAACGCCTACAGCCACACCTCGAAAAAAATAAAACCAAGGCGTATTCCTTTTTTT encodes:
- the thiT gene encoding energy-coupled thiamine transporter ThiT codes for the protein MDKKRLLMLVEIAIFAAIGLVLDQVSFKVWAQGGSVSLVMVPIMLIAFRWGLVAGLTTGLLVGVMQTMFGSYIVHWLQGLLDYGVAFTVVGLAAVVRGPVLDAAKHMNKTKMALYIIIGTVFAGFLRYAAHTIAGAVFFAEYAGDQNAWIYSIIYNGTYMLPATILTAIVGVLLFTAAPQLMQRKA
- a CDS encoding DUF4870 domain-containing protein gives rise to the protein MENQKILAAFSYLSIFFAPFIVPLIVYIVTKDSDVKKHSIRALVSHLIPFVFGILFFIVFVFSTFSLDPTSSNNTVMIIWFASFAIYALVSLGIVIWNIIQAVRVIR